The Corvus cornix cornix isolate S_Up_H32 chromosome 6, ASM73873v5, whole genome shotgun sequence genome includes the window GACTTtacagcaaaatacattttgaaataactcCAAGGTCAGTAAATATTTTCCCCTAAGATGCCATACAGGGCAATTTTCAAACACAACAATGAAATGGAACAGTTCTGATagagaaaattacatttattttaaaaataagttgacttttaaaaataagttgcTGGAAGAACATCAGTCAGTACTAGGTTACATTTGCCAGCCCCACACAATCCCAGTTGGTATAATGCATTTCAGTGTGTTATATTTTCCAAAgttagtttttttaataaaataaattttcacaGTGGAAGACAGGAATGTTGACATAACTCAGTAGCAATAAGTTAACGACCAAAGACAAGCTAATTGccatttaatgttttctgagTCTATTGCTTATGTCACCACGGGAGAATTTTCCCACTGGCAGGTGTTCCTGTCCTCACTGTAACTTTGCTACAGGAACAGTGACATCTAGTGGCAATTGAGCTTTTAATTAAGTATTTTCTAAACAGCTTTAAATATCCCATACATTTCAGTCCAAACTCAAGTTAtatcctggctgtgctcagtAATAAACCCGATGACCCACCTGTGCAGCAATCCCTATCCTGCCAGTATTGAGCATTCCAATGGCATACTTATATCCTTGTCCAACTTGTCCCAGGATATTGGTCTCAGGAACCTAAAATATAAAACCACCCAATTACTCCTGTTCTATTCTGCTTTGCAACTACTAACAGGGTTCACATATCAATCAGTgtacatattttattaattgttCCTCATAAGTGAAGGCATAAAACATAAACCAGACATTTGATTCCTAGGACATCGGATTAGAACATGCCCAGATTCATGTGATtataaaactgatgaaaaaaatgcatcaaaatttAAGACATTCAACCCCTCTCTAGACTTCTGTGGGAGGAAAATGTTAATATATGCCAATCAATCAGTGTGtctaagggaaaaaaccagGGAATTTAGTTAATATTCATTCCTTATGTGTGGTCAGGTTCCAGTTGTACCCAAATTTATGCTTCAACAGCTGAACTTACAGTACCTTCACATTATCAAACGTTACTGGGCAGGTGGAAGATGCTCTGATTCCCAGCTTGTCCTCCTTTTTCCCCACGTGAAGCCCCTCTGTGTTGCGATCCACTATGAAGCAGGTAATTCCCCTGTATCCCTGGGGGgagttaaaaataatcaaaaacCGTTTTTCATACTAATACCACTGAAAATCTACTACCTACATCCACACTGGGGACAAACCTGACACTTGCATATTCAGCTATGTAATTTTTATTGGATTTACTTTGCTATAGGATACTTTTTAGTTTTCCATTTTGCCTCTTAACAAGAGCAACTTGTCAGCTAAGTCAGAAAGGTTGGAAAAACTTAAGACTGTGAGTCCTGTTACTCAGAACACCACCAGTGCTGTGCTCTTCACCTAAACAACCATGATcctgccatttttattttccctggcTGGATGAATTTATTAAATTGTTCGCCAAGTTCTCAATTTTtgttgggaaatatttttaaaggtttgcAGTCAGCTAGGAAAAGGTGCACAGAGTATTAACCTCTAACATCAgattattaatataaaatccACAGTTTCATACATCAGCAGCAGTCACTGAAATGCAACAATGCTGTAGCAACTTACTAAGGATGGGTCTGTATTTGCCATGACAAAGAAAACTCCTGCATCTTCTGCTAAGCTAATCCACATCTTTGAGCCATTGATAATGTAGTAgtctcctttcttttcagctcGAGTCTTCAAGGAAAAAGCATCACTGCCAGACCCAGCCTCCGAAAGACAGAAACTCCCTAGCTGTcgagggaagagaaaaagccaatttaattttcacaaatATAAACAAATCCTACAAGGAAAATACTTATAAACCAGCACAAGTCTCTTAAATTCAAACATTTTAACCTATTGCATTAAAGTAACTGAGCTTCAGCTATGGAGATTAAGAATAGAAACACTGTGTAATTACACATCTCTCAAAGTCAACTGTTTTATGGTTCTTTTccacagtaaattaaattttaatgaaactaATAAGTGCCTTTCCACTTTTACCTCTCAGCTACTGATGACAGGATGTATCTATATCACCACAGATCTCAGCTCTAACCAGTGTTTCAAAGTTCACACAtattttccagagctgcagacacacattaatcactgaaaaaaaatcccactaaCATTACTAAAccataatataattttaatagtTAAGTAATGTAAGACTTTGACTCACTGTATCTTTAGACACCCTGGGCAGGTAAGttctcttttgttcttctgttcCATAGGTGGTAAACAACTTATTTGTTAGAGTGTTTTGGAGTTCACACACAAGAGCCACAGCTGGATCAACTTTGGCCAATTCTTCTACCGCCAATATgattgaaaaaaatgaagctcCAGTTCCTCCATATTCTTCCCCAAGCTCAATACTCATCAGCTGAAATGGAAAAGGTGCAAATACATCAATCTGTTGGTTCTGATAGCAGGAAAGGCTAAAATTGAATCCAAGAATGAACATGAGGATATTGGCAATGTAAGTCCTCATGGCTGCCCAGCAAGGCATAGAAGACTCCTGATACTCTTTTCCATCAACACTTGGAGTCATGGCCTTTCCAGCATCCAATTATGCTTaaccaactaaaaaaaaagtgagggaGGGAAGACAAGGAACTAAAAGATAAGATGAAGTATGTGGTATGggggagatggaaaaaaatgacagtaaaagatggagagagataATGCTGTAAAGAAAGTTGTCTTGTGGTTGACAACTCCAAAATTTTTACCGATGCATTAGTTCATTTGAATTTATCCCTCAAACTTTTCACCTAAAAATCTGAACAGGGCACAGTTAGAGATTCATAAAATGATGTTACTTTCCAAATAAAAGATTAGGTAAAAGTGTGCAGACCCCTTGTTCAAACAGTCCCTGTATGACGGAATCTTCCATTTTTGCATTCTCGTCCATTTTTTGTACAAAAGGTGCAACTCGTTCCTGGGCAAATTTGGTCACTGtaacaaagagaagaaagaaaacctgtaaGTATTCCAACAGTCTCCTTTGGGATCAATATAACAGGAATGTGGTG containing:
- the ACADSB gene encoding short/branched chain specific acyl-CoA dehydrogenase, mitochondrial isoform X2, which codes for MAAAAGAWLRGCAKLRRHIPAYLAPWRVSPRVFRSSKSELKPNLASDGLACAPLQMFTEEEAMLKDMVTKFAQERVAPFVQKMDENAKMEDSVIQGLFEQGLMSIELGEEYGGTGASFFSIILAVEELAKVDPAVALVCELQNTLTNKLFTTYGTEEQKRTYLPRVSKDTLGSFCLSEAGSGSDAFSLKTRAEKKGDYYIINGSKMWISLAEDAGVFFVMANTDPSLGYRGITCFIVDRNTEGLHVGKKEDKLGIRASSTCPVTFDNVKVPETNILGQVGQGYKYAIGMLNTGRIGIAAQMLGLAQGCFDRTVPYTKERVQFGKSVFDFQGMQHQIAQVATQLEAARLLTYNAARLAETGRPAIKEASMAKYFTAEVPASPSLQGFIPLLGKLLSSCNTDNQ
- the ACADSB gene encoding short/branched chain specific acyl-CoA dehydrogenase, mitochondrial isoform X1, which translates into the protein MAAAAGAWLRGCAKLRRHIPAYLAPWRVSPRVFRSSKSELKPNLASDGLACAPLQMFTEEEAMLKDMVTKFAQERVAPFVQKMDENAKMEDSVIQGLFEQGLMSIELGEEYGGTGASFFSIILAVEELAKVDPAVALVCELQNTLTNKLFTTYGTEEQKRTYLPRVSKDTLGSFCLSEAGSGSDAFSLKTRAEKKGDYYIINGSKMWISLAEDAGVFFVMANTDPSLGYRGITCFIVDRNTEGLHVGKKEDKLGIRASSTCPVTFDNVKVPETNILGQVGQGYKYAIGMLNTGRIGIAAQMLGLAQGCFDRTVPYTKERVQFGKSVFDFQGMQHQIAQVATQLEAARLLTYNAARLAETGRPAIKEASMAKYFTAEVATLTTSKCIEWMGGVGFTKNYPIEKYYRDCKIGTIYEGTSNIQLSTIAKFLAQEY